The Borreliella andersonii genome has a segment encoding these proteins:
- a CDS encoding proline/glycine betaine ABC transporter permease, protein MNKDFFILKIDNFFDFLVDNFSISDGVGFSKNIIFLYENLKNLFLFVNPLIFIFTACLLSFVFLKKRLIFLILPGFFFILYFNLWEASMDTIAIIFVSVLVSVILGIPIGILGGYFPRFYVFLKPILDLMQAMPPFIYLIPAIPFFGMGTASAIFATIVFAMPPVIRYTRLGIVQVSDEVIEAAKSFGSSNLRILFQVQLPLSLQSIIEGINQSIMMAISMIVIAAMVGSSGLGRTVIYSIERLNFGEGLISGLAVVIIAIILDRIMQSIFIKFSYLNTDYYGGKRENKFKRFLEMYNK, encoded by the coding sequence ATGAATAAAGATTTTTTTATATTAAAAATAGATAATTTTTTTGATTTCTTGGTTGATAATTTTTCAATTTCTGATGGGGTAGGTTTTTCTAAAAATATAATTTTTTTATATGAAAATTTAAAAAATTTATTTCTTTTTGTTAATCCACTTATTTTTATTTTTACTGCATGCTTACTAAGTTTTGTTTTCTTAAAAAAGAGATTAATATTTTTAATTTTGCCCGGATTCTTCTTTATTTTATATTTTAATCTTTGGGAAGCTTCAATGGATACAATAGCTATTATATTTGTTTCTGTGTTAGTTTCTGTTATTTTGGGAATTCCTATAGGTATTTTGGGGGGATATTTCCCTAGGTTTTATGTTTTTTTAAAACCCATTTTAGATTTAATGCAGGCTATGCCCCCTTTTATTTACTTGATTCCTGCTATTCCTTTTTTTGGAATGGGCACAGCTTCAGCTATTTTTGCTACAATAGTTTTTGCTATGCCTCCTGTTATTAGATATACAAGGCTTGGAATTGTTCAAGTTTCAGATGAAGTAATAGAGGCCGCTAAGTCCTTTGGTAGTAGTAATTTGCGTATTCTTTTTCAAGTTCAGCTTCCTCTTTCTCTTCAGAGTATAATTGAAGGTATTAATCAGTCAATAATGATGGCGATATCTATGATAGTAATTGCTGCAATGGTTGGATCGTCTGGTTTGGGCAGAACTGTGATTTATTCTATAGAAAGATTAAATTTTGGTGAGGGTTTGATATCTGGATTAGCGGTTGTTATTATAGCTATTATTTTAGATAGAATTATGCAATCTATCTTTATTAAATTTAGTTATTTAAACACAGATTATTATGGTGGAAAGAGGGAAAATAAATTTAAAAGATTTTTAGAAATGTATAATAAATAA
- a CDS encoding glycine betaine ABC transporter substrate-binding protein, giving the protein MKFIYKLLIFVFIFLTFLSCDEKKSSKNLKSVKIGYVNWGGETAATNVLKVVFEKMGYNAEIFSVTTSIMYQYLASGKVDGTVSSWVPTADKFYYEKLKTRFVDLGANYEGTIQGFVVPSYVPISSISELKGKGAKFKNKMIGIDAGAGTQIVTEQALDYYGLSKEYELVPSSESVMLASLDSSIKRNEWILVPLWKPHWAFSRYDIKFLDDPDLIMGGGESVHTLVRLGLENDDFDAYYVFDHFYWSDNLILPLMDRNDKEPGKEYRNAVEFVEKNKEVVKTWVPEKYKTLFD; this is encoded by the coding sequence ATGAAATTTATATATAAATTATTAATTTTTGTTTTTATTTTTCTTACTTTTTTGTCTTGTGATGAAAAAAAGAGTTCAAAGAATTTGAAATCGGTAAAAATTGGATATGTGAATTGGGGCGGAGAAACAGCAGCTACAAATGTATTGAAGGTTGTTTTTGAGAAAATGGGCTACAATGCAGAAATATTTTCAGTCACTACGTCCATAATGTATCAATACTTGGCATCTGGAAAGGTAGATGGTACGGTATCCTCTTGGGTTCCTACAGCCGATAAATTTTATTATGAAAAACTGAAAACAAGATTTGTTGATCTTGGTGCAAATTATGAAGGAACCATTCAGGGTTTCGTGGTGCCAAGTTATGTTCCAATTTCTAGCATTAGTGAGCTTAAGGGTAAAGGCGCTAAATTTAAAAATAAAATGATTGGCATAGATGCTGGTGCGGGAACTCAAATTGTTACGGAACAAGCGCTTGATTATTATGGATTAAGTAAAGAGTATGAACTAGTTCCTTCAAGTGAGAGTGTTATGCTTGCAAGTTTGGATTCTTCAATAAAGAGAAACGAGTGGATTTTGGTTCCTTTGTGGAAGCCCCATTGGGCTTTTTCTAGGTATGATATTAAATTTCTTGATGATCCCGATTTAATTATGGGGGGGGGTGAGAGTGTGCATACTCTTGTTAGGCTTGGTCTTGAAAATGATGATTTTGATGCATATTATGTTTTTGATCATTTTTACTGGAGTGATAATTTAATATTACCCTTAATGGATAGAAATGATAAAGAGCCAGGCAAAGAATACCGCAATGCAGTTGAATTTGTTGAAAAGAATAAAGAAGTTGTAAAGACGTGGGTTCCAGAAAAATATAAAACTTTATTTGATTAA
- a CDS encoding efflux RND transporter periplasmic adaptor subunit, producing the protein MDLIFNVNFYLKKYFLILFLVLVACASKNKLNDEKINEEKESSYRFPVIAMKVKRGILSDYLSLNGDVDTKIKAGIFPDAVGKITSLGIKLGAYVQKGQIVATLDPSRPGSVYLKSPVRAPISGYILNITKKIGETVNPQSNIAVVGRIDTKQILTYVSEKYISNIKVGNDAIIEVGAYPNEKFKAKVSEISPILDSKSRTIEVYLTPIGSNSDKLIIGMFSKIKLITKRFRDVIKIPREAVVEREGNKFIFKLDLESKSVQMLPITVLFEIDNIVALSGDVEENDLIVVEGMSALSNGTLINLVDTKEGLPVESNI; encoded by the coding sequence ATGGATTTGATTTTTAATGTTAACTTTTATTTAAAAAAATATTTTTTAATTTTATTCTTAGTCTTAGTTGCTTGTGCGAGTAAGAACAAGTTAAATGACGAAAAGATTAATGAGGAGAAAGAAAGCTCCTATAGATTTCCAGTAATTGCTATGAAAGTTAAAAGGGGAATCTTGAGTGATTATTTGTCTTTAAATGGAGATGTAGATACAAAAATTAAGGCAGGTATTTTCCCGGATGCTGTGGGCAAAATAACTTCTTTGGGAATAAAACTTGGGGCTTATGTTCAAAAAGGACAAATAGTTGCAACTCTTGATCCTTCAAGGCCTGGTTCTGTGTATTTGAAAAGTCCTGTAAGAGCGCCAATCTCAGGATATATTTTAAATATTACAAAAAAAATTGGTGAAACAGTTAATCCTCAGTCCAACATAGCGGTAGTGGGGAGGATAGATACAAAGCAAATTTTAACTTATGTGTCTGAGAAATACATTTCAAATATTAAAGTTGGAAATGATGCTATTATTGAAGTTGGAGCTTATCCTAATGAAAAGTTTAAAGCTAAAGTTTCAGAAATATCTCCTATTTTAGATTCTAAAAGTCGAACTATTGAAGTATATCTTACGCCTATTGGCAGTAATTCAGATAAACTGATTATTGGTATGTTTTCTAAAATTAAACTTATTACTAAGCGATTTAGAGATGTAATTAAGATTCCAAGAGAGGCTGTTGTTGAGAGAGAGGGCAATAAATTTATATTTAAGCTTGATTTAGAGAGCAAAAGTGTTCAAATGTTGCCCATTACAGTGCTTTTTGAAATAGATAACATTGTGGCTCTTTCGGGCGATGTTGAAGAGAATGATTTAATTGTAGTAGAAGGTATGTCTGCTCTTTCTAATGGAACTCTAATAAATTTGGTAGATACCAAAGAGGGTCTTCCAGTTGAAAGCAATATTTAA
- the yidD gene encoding membrane protein insertion efficiency factor YidD: MNIFKILFILNYTFIFLIKIYQNTFSKIFGIQCIYKPTCSKYSIECFKKYNFLTALILMTLRIIRCNALFKGGNDLIPKYNPILKSLKEFKKRLIK; encoded by the coding sequence ATGAACATTTTCAAAATTTTATTTATTCTAAATTATACTTTTATTTTTTTAATAAAAATTTACCAAAATACTTTCTCTAAAATATTTGGAATACAATGCATATACAAACCTACTTGCTCAAAATATTCAATTGAATGCTTTAAAAAATACAATTTTTTAACGGCCTTGATATTAATGACACTAAGAATAATAAGATGTAATGCCTTATTCAAAGGAGGTAACGATCTTATTCCCAAATACAACCCTATTTTAAAATCTTTAAAAGAATTTAAAAAAAGATTAATCAAATAA
- the fliD gene encoding flagellar filament capping protein FliD yields MASGFFVPGLESKYNTKEIRESMLKSDKAKIDSSFKKLESLEQEKSAWQLINRKISTLNSLAKELTSLNSPFNLMSGNSSNSEILTLSTRYGSKNEAHKLIVDKIASADVFLSSNFDPKKITIPEGDYIFLVGKKEINVKSNGSIDLLVRDINNKGKGFLSAKLVKSDKNGNSRFVLQSLKEGKENKLVIKGEGLSFAKQIGILSELKTNFNPNLSDIVVNQSSSNNRLAFENNNLVLNPLSEVSIEIPEDIKITSRSKIKFEVKYFDTGLEEPDSKIVFNPGGATFKDAKVESEDSVVDLGSDLKTPLGKQYIQMNMVKICSKEGSLELPLINISNNFEEVEFDVGSLSNLEEINIENKANNKVIVISNVEIFDPKNRDGHLPINAKSFAENAKIKFDGVDVERDSNVINDLVPNVTLSLKKASSDIVEAKIEPDYEGIKRVLLDFIGAYNEVLAEINIASSNEDQSNNQKSNIVEELTYLSDSQKEEAYKNLGILRSEFLLKNLKSRLESIIFKPYVTSDPNFSIINQMGVFTNSISSSGGLSRYLRLDEKKFDESIRNNIDNVRELFLFDLNGDRVYDNGIAKMLGDCLTPLVASGGVIYNKIKNYDLKIFNQKNKVEDYKKKYEDRERKVEGELNTLDFTVKRMKDQENTLRAFDFNQRNK; encoded by the coding sequence TTGGCATCGGGATTTTTTGTTCCTGGACTTGAGAGCAAATACAATACTAAAGAAATTCGTGAATCCATGCTTAAGTCCGATAAAGCTAAAATTGATTCTTCTTTTAAGAAACTCGAATCTTTAGAGCAAGAGAAAAGTGCTTGGCAGTTAATTAATAGAAAAATCTCTACATTAAATTCTCTTGCAAAGGAACTTACATCGCTTAACAGTCCTTTTAATCTAATGTCAGGAAATTCTAGTAATAGCGAAATTTTAACCTTGTCTACTAGATATGGATCTAAAAATGAAGCTCATAAATTAATTGTTGATAAAATAGCATCAGCTGATGTATTTTTGTCTTCAAATTTTGATCCTAAAAAAATAACAATTCCAGAGGGAGATTATATATTTTTAGTTGGCAAGAAAGAAATTAATGTAAAAAGTAATGGTAGCATTGATTTGCTTGTTAGGGATATTAATAACAAGGGGAAGGGTTTTTTGTCTGCAAAATTAGTAAAAAGCGATAAAAATGGAAATAGTCGTTTTGTTTTGCAATCCTTAAAGGAAGGTAAAGAAAATAAACTTGTTATTAAAGGGGAAGGCTTGTCTTTTGCTAAGCAAATTGGAATTTTAAGTGAACTTAAAACCAATTTTAATCCCAATCTTTCAGATATTGTTGTAAATCAATCCAGTAGTAACAATAGACTTGCCTTTGAGAATAATAACCTTGTTTTAAATCCGCTTTCAGAAGTATCAATTGAAATTCCTGAAGACATTAAAATTACATCTAGGAGTAAAATTAAATTTGAAGTTAAATATTTTGATACGGGATTAGAAGAGCCTGATAGTAAGATTGTTTTTAATCCCGGAGGGGCTACATTTAAGGATGCAAAAGTTGAGAGCGAAGATAGTGTAGTTGATCTTGGGTCTGATTTAAAAACTCCTTTGGGGAAACAATATATTCAAATGAATATGGTTAAGATATGCAGCAAAGAGGGTTCTTTGGAGCTTCCTTTAATAAATATTTCAAATAATTTTGAAGAAGTTGAATTTGATGTTGGGTCTCTTTCTAATCTTGAAGAAATAAATATTGAAAATAAGGCAAATAATAAGGTAATTGTGATTAGCAATGTTGAAATTTTTGATCCAAAAAATAGAGATGGTCATTTGCCAATAAATGCTAAAAGTTTTGCTGAGAATGCGAAAATTAAATTTGATGGAGTAGATGTTGAGAGGGATTCAAATGTTATAAATGATTTAGTTCCAAATGTGACATTAAGTTTAAAAAAAGCTTCAAGTGATATAGTTGAGGCTAAAATTGAGCCCGATTATGAGGGGATTAAGAGGGTTCTTTTGGATTTTATTGGTGCTTATAATGAGGTTCTTGCTGAGATTAATATTGCAAGCTCCAATGAAGATCAGTCTAATAATCAAAAGTCTAATATAGTTGAAGAGCTTACTTATCTTAGTGATTCCCAAAAAGAAGAGGCTTATAAAAATTTAGGTATTCTGAGATCTGAATTTTTATTAAAGAATCTTAAGTCCAGACTAGAATCAATAATTTTTAAACCCTATGTTACTAGTGATCCCAATTTTTCAATAATTAATCAGATGGGAGTGTTTACTAATTCAATTTCTTCTTCTGGTGGACTTTCTAGATATTTAAGACTTGATGAGAAAAAGTTTGATGAATCAATTCGCAATAACATTGATAATGTTAGAGAACTTTTTTTATTTGACCTTAATGGTGATAGAGTATATGATAATGGAATTGCGAAAATGCTAGGAGATTGTTTGACGCCTCTTGTGGCTTCCGGAGGAGTTATTTATAATAAAATAAAAAATTACGACTTAAAAATTTTTAATCAAAAAAATAAAGTTGAAGATTATAAAAAGAAGTACGAAGACAGAGAGAGAAAGGTGGAAGGTGAACTTAATACGTTGGATTTTACCGTTAAGCGCATGAAAGATCAAGAAAACACATTAAGGGCTTTTGATTTTAATCAAAGAAATAAATAG
- a CDS encoding TolC family protein: MTVSFSFAEIIQISPKQAVDMALENSLDSKNALYKENIKKLYKNNAWNVFVPNVNLSSTLSRNSSVLSELERDYWGFGFGVGISLSLSPSVLKRMQLVMLEYESAKIERESAVRNIKLNVLKSYNQLIALKSTLKVFESQIQNNKLKFEQARIAYNNGLISEIDFLDAQLKYKKSQPDLDGQIINFEKSKEIFKLLIGLDPDQDFEIIGELPDETMDFSLFNEELNFNESLEIKDLNMRLKMTEQLIGSLWLDTYLPSLSLSFSYSPYKSFHENSKGFSTGFVASFSLNYGLTEMFPFSKSFTKIQDNNYQLKILQNNIEGKIRNLKSSIVQKRKDIRRYKAILDASKINVELATKNYQMAFNAFNSGVMDLSKLNDIELVYKQSDLKFIEDKLNYANSILEYKNLINSLD; the protein is encoded by the coding sequence ATGACCGTTTCTTTTTCTTTTGCTGAAATTATTCAAATATCACCCAAACAAGCTGTGGATATGGCCTTAGAAAATAGCTTGGATTCAAAAAATGCTCTTTATAAAGAAAATATAAAAAAACTTTATAAAAATAATGCATGGAATGTTTTTGTTCCAAATGTTAACCTTAGTTCTACGCTTAGTAGAAATTCTTCTGTCTTGAGTGAGCTTGAAAGAGATTATTGGGGTTTTGGGTTTGGTGTTGGGATTAGTCTTTCTTTGTCCCCTTCTGTTTTAAAGAGAATGCAACTTGTTATGTTAGAGTATGAAAGTGCAAAAATAGAAAGGGAAAGCGCTGTTCGTAATATCAAGCTAAATGTTCTTAAGTCTTACAATCAATTGATAGCTTTAAAGAGCACTTTGAAGGTTTTTGAGAGTCAAATACAGAATAATAAACTTAAATTTGAACAAGCTAGAATTGCTTATAATAATGGGCTAATATCAGAAATAGATTTCCTTGATGCGCAGCTTAAGTATAAAAAATCTCAACCAGATTTGGATGGCCAGATTATTAATTTTGAAAAATCAAAGGAAATTTTCAAATTATTAATAGGATTAGATCCGGATCAAGATTTTGAAATTATTGGAGAATTGCCAGATGAAACAATGGATTTTTCTTTATTTAATGAGGAATTAAATTTTAATGAATCATTAGAGATTAAGGATTTGAATATGCGCTTAAAAATGACAGAGCAGCTTATTGGTTCGCTTTGGCTAGATACTTATTTGCCTAGTCTTTCTTTGTCATTTTCTTATTCTCCTTATAAATCATTTCATGAAAATTCTAAAGGTTTTTCAACTGGATTTGTAGCATCCTTTAGTTTAAATTATGGCTTAACTGAAATGTTTCCATTTTCAAAAAGTTTTACAAAAATACAGGATAACAACTATCAGCTAAAAATACTACAAAACAATATTGAAGGTAAAATTAGAAATTTAAAATCTAGTATTGTGCAAAAAAGAAAGGATATTAGAAGATATAAAGCTATTCTTGATGCTTCTAAAATTAATGTAGAATTAGCAACTAAAAATTATCAAATGGCATTTAATGCTTTTAATTCTGGGGTCATGGATCTTTCTAAATTGAATGATATTGAACTTGTTTATAAGCAGAGCGATTTGAAGTTTATTGAAGATAAATTAAATTATGCCAATTCTATACTTGAATATAAAAATTTAATAAATTCATTAGACTAA
- the flaB gene encoding flagellin FlaB, protein MIINHNTSAINASRNNGINAANLSKTQEKLSSGYRINRASDDAAGMGVSGKINAQIRGLSQASRNTSKAINFIQTTEGNLNEVEKVLVRMKELAVQSGNGTYSDADRGSIQIEIEQLTDEINRIADQAQYNQMHMLSNKSASQNVRAAEELGMQPAKINTPASLSGSQASWTLRVHVGANQDEAIAVNIYAANVANLFSGEGAQTAQAAPVQEGIQQEGAQQPAPATAPSQGGVNSPVNVTTTVDANTSLAKIENAIRMVSDQRANLGAFQNRLESIKNSTEYAIENLKASYAQIKDATMTDEVVAATTNSILTQSAMAMIAQANQVPQYVLSLLR, encoded by the coding sequence ATGATTATAAATCATAATACATCAGCTATTAATGCTTCAAGAAATAATGGTATTAATGCTGCTAATCTTAGTAAAACTCAAGAAAAGCTTTCTAGTGGGTACAGAATTAATCGAGCTTCTGATGATGCTGCTGGCATGGGAGTTTCTGGCAAGATTAATGCTCAAATAAGAGGTTTGTCACAAGCTTCTAGAAATACTTCAAAGGCTATCAATTTTATTCAGACAACAGAAGGAAATTTGAATGAGGTGGAGAAGGTCTTAGTAAGAATGAAAGAATTGGCAGTTCAATCAGGTAACGGTACATATTCAGATGCAGACAGAGGTTCTATACAAATTGAAATAGAGCAACTTACAGACGAAATTAACAGAATTGCTGATCAAGCTCAATATAACCAAATGCACATGCTATCAAATAAATCTGCTTCTCAAAATGTAAGGGCAGCGGAAGAACTTGGAATGCAACCTGCAAAAATTAACACACCAGCATCACTTTCAGGATCTCAAGCTTCTTGGACCCTAAGAGTTCATGTTGGAGCAAACCAAGATGAAGCTATTGCTGTAAATATTTATGCAGCTAATGTAGCAAATCTTTTCTCTGGTGAGGGAGCTCAAACTGCTCAGGCCGCACCTGTTCAAGAGGGTATTCAACAGGAAGGAGCTCAACAGCCAGCACCTGCTACAGCACCTTCTCAAGGCGGAGTTAATTCTCCTGTTAATGTTACAACTACAGTTGATGCTAATACATCACTTGCTAAAATAGAAAATGCTATTAGAATGGTAAGTGATCAAAGAGCGAATTTAGGTGCTTTCCAAAATAGACTTGAATCTATAAAGAATAGTACTGAGTATGCAATTGAAAATCTAAAAGCATCTTATGCTCAAATAAAAGATGCCACAATGACAGATGAGGTTGTAGCAGCTACAACTAATAGTATTTTAACGCAATCTGCAATGGCAATGATTGCGCAGGCTAATCAAGTGCCCCAATATGTTTTGTCATTGCTTAGATAA
- a CDS encoding glycine betaine/L-proline ABC transporter ATP-binding protein gives MSGVAVKIKDCYKVFSYYVDKKQISRAIKDYEDGKDRMQIYKESSIFIANANVNLDVYENEILVIMGMSGCGKSTLVRCLNGIYKIDSGSILVNNMEMNAINRKDLSNLRKDKFAMVFQNFGLFPHMNVLRNVTYGLEVKHIPRKIREERAIEVLNLVGLEDSKYKYINELSGGMKQRVGIARALVVNPDILLMDEAFSALDPLIKGEMQEELLRLVAKLKKTVVFITHDLNEAFKLGHRIAFMKDGKIIQVGKPLEILANPSTDFISDFIKNLPVLNILKIKDILKDDFDLNSSSDSGLNFIIKCQGENFSLYDKVLNKRYDNLVSLNLDLNDEIKKIVKYLNKQDYLIIKEKGTIVGYISLNEISYLLSR, from the coding sequence TTGAGTGGGGTTGCTGTTAAAATTAAAGATTGTTATAAAGTATTTTCGTATTATGTTGACAAGAAGCAGATAAGTCGGGCTATAAAAGATTATGAAGATGGCAAAGATAGAATGCAAATCTACAAAGAATCTTCTATTTTTATTGCAAATGCCAATGTTAATCTGGATGTTTATGAAAATGAAATTTTGGTTATTATGGGTATGTCAGGCTGTGGCAAGTCTACTTTAGTCAGATGTTTAAATGGTATTTATAAAATAGATTCAGGATCTATTTTGGTAAATAATATGGAAATGAATGCTATAAATCGCAAAGATCTTTCTAATTTAAGAAAAGATAAATTTGCAATGGTTTTTCAAAACTTTGGACTTTTCCCTCATATGAATGTATTGAGAAACGTCACTTATGGACTTGAAGTCAAACATATTCCCAGGAAGATCAGAGAAGAGCGTGCTATTGAGGTGTTAAATCTTGTAGGGCTTGAAGATTCAAAATATAAGTATATTAATGAACTTTCTGGAGGAATGAAGCAAAGAGTTGGAATAGCAAGAGCATTAGTGGTTAATCCAGATATTCTTTTAATGGATGAAGCTTTTTCGGCACTTGATCCTTTAATTAAAGGAGAAATGCAGGAAGAACTTTTAAGGTTGGTAGCTAAACTTAAAAAAACAGTTGTGTTTATTACTCATGATTTGAATGAAGCTTTTAAATTAGGACATAGAATTGCTTTTATGAAAGATGGAAAAATTATTCAAGTTGGCAAACCTTTGGAAATTTTAGCTAATCCTAGCACCGATTTTATATCTGATTTTATTAAAAATTTGCCTGTTTTAAATATTTTAAAAATAAAAGATATTTTAAAAGATGATTTTGATTTAAATTCTAGTAGTGACAGTGGTTTGAATTTTATTATTAAATGTCAAGGTGAAAATTTTAGTTTGTATGACAAGGTTCTTAATAAAAGATATGATAATCTTGTGTCTTTGAATTTAGACCTAAATGATGAGATAAAAAAAATTGTTAAATATTTAAATAAGCAAGATTATTTAATAATAAAAGAAAAAGGAACTATTGTTGGATATATTAGTTTAAATGAAATCTCTTATTTATTATCAAGATAG